A genomic window from Agrobacterium larrymoorei includes:
- a CDS encoding outer membrane lipoprotein carrier protein LolA, with protein MKPPCFFGTWDAMKENRMKNTRSVVSAQHPGLESSMTRRGVMTLFSAAAASVALSPIAALAQGAGDGATAQKIANHFSSVKTMMGEFVQFGPRGEQTGGKFYISRPGKLRFNYEDPSPMRVIADGRNVVIGNMKLKTWDIYPLSKTPLSLLLADKIDLSNQKVRSVKEESDLITIVLGDKSIFGDSTITLMFDPKTFDLRQWTTTDAQNKDTTVMIFNVQTGVNLDDKVFNINYEEVRKRG; from the coding sequence ATGAAGCCGCCGTGTTTTTTCGGCACATGGGATGCGATGAAGGAGAACAGAATGAAGAATACCCGCTCGGTCGTTTCCGCTCAGCATCCCGGCCTTGAGAGCAGCATGACACGTCGAGGCGTAATGACGCTGTTTTCGGCAGCGGCCGCCTCCGTGGCGCTCTCGCCAATTGCCGCTTTGGCGCAGGGCGCAGGAGACGGCGCGACGGCGCAGAAGATCGCCAACCACTTCTCCTCGGTGAAGACGATGATGGGCGAGTTCGTTCAGTTCGGTCCGCGCGGTGAACAGACAGGCGGCAAGTTCTATATTTCGCGTCCCGGCAAGCTTCGCTTCAACTATGAAGACCCGTCGCCCATGCGCGTCATTGCGGATGGCCGCAACGTCGTGATCGGCAATATGAAGCTGAAGACCTGGGATATCTATCCGCTGTCCAAGACACCGCTCAGCCTGCTTCTGGCCGACAAGATCGATCTGAGCAACCAGAAGGTTCGCAGCGTCAAGGAAGAGTCCGATCTGATCACCATCGTTCTTGGTGACAAGAGCATCTTCGGCGATTCGACAATCACCCTCATGTTCGATCCGAAGACCTTCGATCTTCGCCAGTGGACGACCACGGATGCGCAGAACAAGGACACCACGGTCATGATCTTCAACGTCCAGACGGGCGTGAACCTCGACGACAAGGTCTTCAACATCAACTACGAGGAAGTCCGCAAACGCGGTTGA
- the tesB gene encoding acyl-CoA thioesterase II, whose product MSHSSHSSSPMENLLVTLDLEKLEENLFRGTSPQVGWQRVFGGQVIAQALMAAQRTVDADRFIHSLHAYFMRPGDPLVPIIYQVDRIRDGASFATRRIVAIQHGHAIFAMSASFQIEEGGFDHQSQIPNVPQPESLMSEAQLQEAFLANAPPAIRKYWENKRPIEIRPVSLTHYISREKLEPKQDIWVRAVGEVPDDRHYQAAVLAYLSDMTLLDTSLYAHGTTIFDPTIQVASLDHAMWFHRPCKLEDWLLYTQDSPSASGARGLTRGSLFTRDGVLVASMAQEGLIRKRAND is encoded by the coding sequence ATGTCGCATTCTTCTCATTCATCAAGCCCGATGGAAAATCTTCTTGTCACGCTTGATCTTGAAAAGCTTGAAGAAAATCTCTTCCGCGGCACCAGCCCGCAGGTCGGATGGCAGCGTGTCTTCGGCGGTCAGGTCATTGCGCAGGCACTGATGGCGGCACAGCGAACGGTGGATGCGGACCGCTTCATCCACTCGCTCCATGCCTATTTCATGAGACCGGGCGATCCTCTCGTGCCGATCATCTATCAGGTCGATCGCATTCGCGACGGTGCCAGCTTTGCCACGCGGCGCATCGTTGCCATCCAGCATGGCCATGCGATCTTTGCCATGTCGGCCTCGTTCCAGATCGAGGAGGGCGGCTTCGATCACCAGAGCCAGATTCCGAACGTGCCGCAGCCGGAAAGCCTGATGAGCGAGGCGCAGTTGCAGGAGGCATTTCTTGCCAATGCGCCACCCGCGATCCGCAAATATTGGGAGAACAAGCGGCCGATCGAAATCCGCCCGGTGTCCCTCACGCATTACATCTCCCGTGAAAAGCTTGAGCCGAAGCAGGATATCTGGGTGCGTGCCGTGGGTGAGGTGCCGGATGACAGGCATTATCAGGCAGCGGTTCTCGCCTATCTTTCCGACATGACGCTGCTCGATACATCGCTCTATGCCCACGGAACGACCATCTTCGATCCGACGATCCAAGTGGCCAGCCTCGATCACGCCATGTGGTTCCACCGCCCGTGCAAGTTGGAAGACTGGCTGCTCTATACGCAGGACAGCCCGAGTGCGTCTGGTGCCCGCGGATTGACCAGAGGCAGCTTGTTTACCCGCGATGGCGTTCTTGTCGCCTCGATGGCGCAAGAGGGCTTGATTCGCAAACGGGCAAATGACTAA
- a CDS encoding ammonium transporter, which produces MNFKKISTLSALSAGAAALLAPVIAFAQDGAAPAAAAVPDKGDTAFMFLCTILVLFMAVPGLGLFYGGLVRAKNMLSVLMQCTVIAATVMIAWVVYGYSFAFGGSESPFFGGFAKLFLAGVTKDTTAATFSQGVVIPEYIFVMFQMTFAAITPALIIGAFAERIKFSASILFCLLWVTFVYFPIAHMVWDAKGYLFGLGALDFAGGTVVHINAGVAGLIGAIMVGKRTGYGKDMMAPHSMTLTYVGAAMLWVGWFGFNSGSNLEASGGAMLATVNTFIATAAAILSWCVVESFTRGKASMLGAASGMIAGLVAITPAAGIVGPMGAIVMGIIVSPLCYFFVSVVKNKFGYDDTADVFGVHGIGGMFGALATGIFASASLGGVGYAGEQTMGGQLMVQIQAVVITILWTGIGSAILYKVVDIIVGLRVPVEAEREGLDLASHGEAAYHN; this is translated from the coding sequence ATGAACTTCAAGAAAATTTCCACACTCAGCGCGCTTAGCGCCGGTGCGGCAGCCCTCCTGGCGCCGGTCATTGCATTTGCGCAGGATGGTGCTGCTCCAGCCGCTGCAGCTGTTCCGGACAAGGGCGATACCGCCTTCATGTTCCTGTGCACCATCCTGGTTCTGTTCATGGCTGTTCCAGGCCTTGGCCTCTTCTATGGCGGTCTCGTTCGCGCCAAGAACATGCTCTCCGTTCTCATGCAGTGCACGGTCATCGCCGCCACTGTCATGATCGCCTGGGTTGTCTATGGCTATTCCTTCGCATTTGGCGGCTCCGAGAGCCCCTTCTTCGGCGGCTTTGCCAAGCTCTTCCTTGCCGGTGTCACCAAGGATACGACGGCTGCGACCTTCTCGCAGGGCGTCGTCATTCCGGAATACATCTTCGTGATGTTCCAGATGACGTTTGCTGCCATCACGCCGGCCCTGATCATCGGCGCCTTTGCCGAACGCATCAAGTTCTCGGCTTCCATTCTCTTCTGCCTGCTTTGGGTGACGTTCGTCTACTTCCCGATCGCCCACATGGTCTGGGATGCCAAGGGTTACCTCTTCGGTCTTGGCGCGCTTGATTTCGCTGGCGGCACGGTTGTTCACATCAATGCCGGTGTTGCCGGTCTCATTGGTGCGATCATGGTCGGCAAGCGTACGGGCTACGGCAAGGACATGATGGCTCCGCATTCCATGACGTTGACCTATGTTGGCGCTGCCATGCTGTGGGTTGGCTGGTTCGGTTTCAACTCCGGTTCCAACCTTGAAGCTTCCGGCGGCGCGATGCTCGCAACCGTCAACACCTTCATCGCCACTGCGGCAGCCATTCTCTCCTGGTGCGTTGTCGAAAGCTTTACGCGCGGCAAGGCTTCCATGCTGGGTGCGGCTTCCGGCATGATCGCTGGTCTCGTTGCCATCACGCCTGCGGCTGGTATCGTCGGCCCGATGGGTGCGATCGTCATGGGTATCATCGTTTCCCCGCTTTGCTACTTCTTCGTCTCCGTGGTGAAGAACAAGTTCGGTTACGACGACACGGCTGACGTCTTCGGCGTTCACGGCATTGGCGGCATGTTCGGCGCTCTGGCGACCGGCATCTTCGCAAGCGCCTCGCTTGGTGGCGTTGGCTATGCGGGCGAGCAGACCATGGGTGGTCAGTTGATGGTTCAGATCCAAGCCGTCGTCATCACCATCCTGTGGACGGGTATCGGCTCCGCAATTCTCTACAAGGTCGTCGACATCATCGTCGGTCTGCGTGTGCCGGTCGAAGCCGAACGCGAAGGTCTCGACCTCGCGTCCCACGGCGAAGCCGCATACCACAACTAA
- a CDS encoding DNA translocase FtsK produces MGRVNSPTFEGRDNRFVLTAFVVRQIMALCGFAVLAALALGVTALATWNVADPSLSYATSNEPTNLLGHSGAIFADIMMQFLGLSSLIAMLPILSWAFVLISGRKLTRMPTRLMAWIGGAFIASASLGCFPAPQTWPLPNGIGGVIGDMILRFPALFLGAYPTGTAATVLGAILAVPAAWLMLVASGLLGAFDQDAEEPFAPQAATTSKARKVQEIEEDDEDDGEGFFANVLAFGALTHYWYISQARLRRIFGLKPKSLANEFEQPYDFNDYEFGTLNEPSRLKTAINRLERAEPSFEERAEARARRQAPSVNGDDLDEPPFDDEDSLPDGVLSGDAPFAARPAPGSPTRITAPPPRPKPSERVAREAQTSFISPDGFQVPSIHLLAEPKNVVKDNTLNADVLEQNARRLEGVLEDFGVKGEIIHVRPGPVVTLYELEPAPGIKSSRVIGLADDIARSMSAIAARVAVVPGRNAIGIELPNRTRETVFLRELVGSRDFESSKAKLPMALGKTIGGEAVIADLAKMPHLLVAGTTGSGKSVAINTMILSLVYRMTPEQCRLIMIDPKMLELSIYDGIPHLLSPVVTDPKKAVVALKWTVREMEERYKKMSKIGVRNIDGFNTRVQQALDKGEVLTRTVQTGFDRQTGEAMYETEEFDLKPLPYIVVIIDEMADLMMVAGKDIEGAVQRLAQMARAAGIHVIMATQRPSVDVITGTIKANFPTRISFQVTSKIDSRTILGEQGAEQLLGMGDMLYMAGGGRIQRVHGPFVSDNEVEEIVSYLKTQGSPDYLEAVTEEDEDEDGGGPAGTGNMAESDDPYDQAVAVVLRDGKASTSYVQRRLGIGYNRAASLIERMEQEGIIGPANHAGKREILVPTEND; encoded by the coding sequence ATGGGCAGAGTGAATTCTCCGACATTCGAGGGCCGCGACAATCGCTTCGTGCTGACGGCATTCGTCGTGCGACAGATCATGGCGCTGTGTGGTTTTGCCGTTCTGGCAGCCTTGGCGCTGGGCGTGACTGCACTTGCGACCTGGAATGTCGCCGACCCCAGCCTCTCCTACGCGACCTCCAACGAGCCCACCAATTTGCTCGGACATAGCGGCGCGATCTTCGCCGATATTATGATGCAGTTTCTTGGGCTGTCGTCACTGATCGCCATGTTGCCCATTCTGTCCTGGGCCTTCGTGCTGATTTCCGGCCGCAAACTTACTCGCATGCCGACCCGCCTCATGGCCTGGATCGGTGGTGCCTTCATCGCCTCTGCCTCGCTTGGATGTTTCCCGGCACCTCAGACATGGCCGCTGCCGAACGGCATTGGCGGCGTGATCGGCGATATGATCCTGCGCTTCCCCGCGCTCTTCCTCGGTGCCTATCCGACCGGCACAGCGGCGACCGTTCTGGGGGCAATCCTGGCGGTACCTGCGGCCTGGCTGATGCTGGTCGCTTCGGGACTTCTCGGCGCCTTCGACCAGGATGCGGAGGAGCCCTTCGCGCCACAGGCTGCCACCACCAGCAAGGCCCGCAAGGTTCAGGAGATCGAAGAGGATGATGAGGACGACGGCGAGGGCTTCTTCGCCAACGTCCTCGCTTTCGGCGCGCTTACCCACTACTGGTACATCAGCCAGGCGCGGCTTCGGCGGATTTTCGGCTTGAAGCCCAAGTCGCTCGCCAACGAGTTCGAGCAGCCCTACGACTTCAACGATTACGAATTCGGCACATTGAATGAGCCGTCGCGCCTGAAAACCGCGATCAACCGTCTGGAAAGAGCAGAACCTTCCTTCGAAGAACGGGCGGAAGCGCGTGCCCGCCGGCAGGCACCATCCGTCAATGGTGATGATCTCGACGAGCCGCCCTTTGACGATGAGGACAGCCTGCCCGATGGTGTTCTCTCCGGCGATGCGCCCTTTGCTGCGCGCCCGGCACCGGGAAGCCCGACGCGTATCACGGCACCGCCTCCGCGGCCAAAGCCGAGCGAGCGGGTCGCACGCGAAGCGCAAACCTCCTTCATTTCACCCGACGGTTTCCAGGTTCCGTCGATCCATCTGCTGGCCGAGCCCAAGAATGTCGTCAAGGATAACACGCTGAATGCGGACGTTCTGGAGCAGAATGCCCGCCGCCTCGAAGGCGTATTGGAAGACTTCGGCGTCAAGGGCGAGATCATCCATGTGCGCCCTGGTCCTGTCGTGACGCTTTATGAGCTCGAACCGGCGCCTGGTATCAAGTCCTCGCGCGTCATCGGTCTGGCGGACGATATCGCCCGCTCGATGAGCGCGATTGCCGCCCGTGTGGCCGTCGTTCCCGGACGCAATGCCATCGGTATCGAGCTTCCGAACCGCACGCGCGAGACGGTGTTCTTGCGCGAACTGGTTGGCTCGCGCGATTTCGAAAGCAGCAAGGCCAAGCTGCCGATGGCGCTTGGCAAGACCATCGGTGGCGAAGCCGTCATCGCCGATCTGGCCAAGATGCCGCATCTTCTCGTGGCCGGTACCACCGGTTCGGGTAAGTCGGTCGCAATCAACACCATGATCCTGTCGCTCGTTTACCGCATGACGCCGGAACAGTGCCGCCTGATCATGATCGATCCGAAGATGCTCGAATTGTCGATTTATGACGGCATTCCGCATCTGCTCTCGCCCGTCGTCACCGATCCCAAGAAGGCCGTCGTCGCGCTGAAATGGACAGTGCGGGAGATGGAAGAGCGCTACAAGAAAATGTCGAAGATCGGTGTTCGCAACATCGATGGCTTCAACACCCGCGTTCAGCAGGCGCTCGATAAGGGCGAAGTGCTGACGAGAACCGTGCAGACCGGCTTCGACCGCCAGACCGGCGAGGCCATGTATGAAACGGAAGAATTCGATCTGAAGCCGCTGCCCTATATCGTTGTCATCATCGACGAAATGGCGGACCTGATGATGGTCGCCGGCAAGGATATCGAGGGTGCCGTGCAGCGTCTGGCGCAGATGGCGCGTGCTGCTGGCATTCACGTCATTATGGCAACGCAGCGTCCGTCTGTCGATGTCATCACCGGCACGATCAAGGCGAACTTCCCCACCCGCATTTCCTTCCAGGTCACCTCCAAGATCGACAGCCGCACCATCCTTGGCGAACAGGGCGCGGAGCAGCTGCTCGGCATGGGCGACATGCTCTACATGGCAGGCGGTGGTCGCATCCAGCGTGTCCACGGTCCCTTTGTGTCGGATAATGAGGTGGAAGAGATCGTTTCCTACCTCAAGACCCAAGGCTCGCCAGACTATCTCGAAGCGGTCACCGAAGAGGATGAGGACGAGGATGGCGGCGGTCCTGCCGGCACCGGCAACATGGCCGAATCCGACGATCCATATGATCAGGCCGTGGCCGTCGTTCTGCGCGATGGCAAGGCTTCGACCTCTTACGTCCAGCGCAGGCTCGGCATCGGTTATAACCGCGCTGCCTCGCTGATCGAAAGGATGGAACAGGAAGGTATCATCGGGCCTGCCAACCATGCCGGAAAGCGCGAAATTCTCGTGCCGACGGAGAATGATTGA
- a CDS encoding ubiquinone biosynthesis hydroxylase, with translation MLDVVIAGGGYVGLSVAVAIKQAAPHLGVQVIEAAPEDLWKKDVRASAIIAAASRMLDVFGIWQELEPEAQPINKMIVTDSRTADPVRPVFLTFDGDVAEGQPFAHMVPNVAMVGALRGLCERLGIEIRHGLSVTGFSAGPQSNVISLSDGSSLETRLLVACDGVKSALRDMAGIKTVHWAYDQSGIVTTVEHERPHNGCAEEHFLPSGPFAILPLKGNRSSLVWTERTADADSFVASDDLIFEEELERRFGHKLGPIRPVGPRRAFPLGLTLARAFVAPRIALAGDAAHGIHPISGQGLNLGFKDVAALAETVVEADRIGLDIGSLNVLERYQSWRRFDTVRMGVTTDVLNRLFSNDVGPIRIARDFGLGLVDRIPALKSYFIGQAAGTSDRNGPRLLAGQPL, from the coding sequence ATGCTCGATGTCGTGATTGCCGGAGGCGGATATGTGGGCCTGAGCGTTGCCGTCGCCATCAAGCAGGCGGCGCCGCATCTTGGCGTTCAGGTCATCGAGGCCGCGCCCGAAGACCTCTGGAAAAAGGACGTCCGCGCTTCCGCGATTATCGCCGCTGCCAGCCGTATGCTGGATGTCTTCGGCATCTGGCAGGAGCTGGAGCCGGAAGCCCAGCCGATCAACAAGATGATCGTCACGGATTCGCGCACGGCAGATCCCGTTCGCCCGGTATTCCTCACCTTCGACGGCGACGTGGCGGAAGGTCAGCCTTTTGCCCACATGGTGCCGAATGTCGCCATGGTCGGTGCTCTGCGCGGCCTGTGCGAGCGGCTCGGCATCGAAATCCGTCATGGCCTCAGCGTCACGGGTTTTTCTGCCGGTCCGCAAAGCAACGTGATTTCGCTCTCCGATGGCTCGTCGCTGGAAACGCGTCTGCTCGTCGCCTGCGATGGTGTGAAATCGGCGTTACGCGACATGGCAGGCATCAAGACCGTTCACTGGGCTTACGACCAGTCGGGCATCGTCACTACCGTCGAGCACGAACGACCGCACAATGGCTGCGCGGAAGAACATTTCCTTCCCTCCGGTCCCTTTGCGATCCTGCCACTCAAGGGCAACCGCTCGTCACTGGTCTGGACCGAGCGCACGGCGGATGCTGACAGCTTCGTCGCTTCCGACGATCTTATTTTCGAGGAAGAGCTGGAGCGGCGCTTCGGCCACAAGCTCGGACCCATTCGTCCCGTCGGTCCACGCCGCGCCTTCCCACTCGGCCTGACGCTTGCGCGCGCTTTCGTCGCGCCACGCATCGCGCTTGCCGGCGACGCGGCCCACGGCATACACCCCATCTCGGGGCAGGGTCTCAATCTCGGCTTCAAGGACGTGGCGGCGCTGGCGGAAACCGTCGTGGAGGCCGATCGCATCGGGCTTGATATCGGCTCGCTGAACGTGTTGGAGCGCTACCAGTCCTGGCGCCGCTTCGATACGGTGCGCATGGGTGTTACCACCGATGTATTGAACCGCCTGTTCTCCAATGATGTCGGGCCGATCCGCATCGCACGCGATTTCGGCCTTGGCCTCGTCGACCGCATTCCAGCGCTCAAATCCTACTTTATCGGCCAGGCGGCCGGAACTTCGGATCGGAATGGTCCGAGACTGCTGGCGGGACAACCTCTATAG
- a CDS encoding P-II family nitrogen regulator, whose translation MGNQMKIVMAIIKPFKLDEVREALTALGIQGLTVTEVKGYGRQKGHTEIYRGTEYAVSFLPKLKIEIAVASDVVEKAVDAIASAAKTGQIGDGKIFVYSIEQAVRIRTGETNTEAL comes from the coding sequence ATGGGAAACCAGATGAAAATTGTGATGGCCATTATCAAGCCGTTCAAGCTGGATGAGGTGCGCGAGGCTCTCACCGCCCTCGGCATTCAGGGCCTGACCGTCACCGAGGTCAAGGGTTACGGACGTCAGAAGGGACATACCGAGATTTATCGCGGTACCGAATATGCGGTCAGCTTTCTTCCGAAGCTGAAGATCGAGATCGCGGTGGCGTCCGACGTGGTGGAAAAGGCAGTCGATGCAATCGCATCCGCGGCCAAGACGGGGCAGATCGGCGACGGCAAGATTTTCGTCTACTCGATTGAACAGGCAGTGCGCATCCGCACCGGCGAAACGAACACAGAAGCGCTTTAA